A single region of the Lotus japonicus ecotype B-129 chromosome 4, LjGifu_v1.2 genome encodes:
- the LOC130710388 gene encoding two-component response regulator-like APRR2 isoform X2: MVFTANDLQEWKDFPKGLKVLLLEGDSASAAELKDKLEAMDYNVSTFCDENEALSAISSRPEGFHIAIVEVSLSSCQGGFKFLQNAKDLPTIMTSNNHCLDTMMKCIALGAVEFLSKPLSEDKLKNIWQHVVHKAFNAGASVLSESLKPVKESVMSMLERQTDQEQHEGRVSIDLENVSRITDNNNHEQYPAPSTPQLKQGERLMDDGDCQEQTNCSTEKESGDCDGESKFVETTSGNLNAESIPQQRESEMTPVKEEENFANASKGVSAVSPHPQNSKVLSNADSKTSSPNKAGVHGDKCEIKANRKKMKVDWTPELHKKFVKAVEQLGIDQAIPSRILDLMKVEGLTRHNVASHLQKYRMHKRQILPKEESRKWLNQRDAVQRSYFHQRPIMAYPPYHSNHTLPMPPVYPMWGPPGYPLWQPTESWHWKPLPGMHADAWGCPVIPPPQAPPFTYSQNVDALGNANAVDYTFSMPPHSSFELYPAEEVVDKVVKEAINKPWLPLPLGLKPPSTDCVIAELSKQGISAIPPGSCSNF, encoded by the exons ATGGTTTTCACTGCCAATGATTTACAAGAATGGAAGGACTTTCCCAAGGGACTCAAGGTTCTTCTCCTTGAGGGAGACAGTGCTTCTGCTGCTGAGTTAAAAGATAAACTTGAGGCCATGGACTATAATG TTTCTACATTCTGTGATGAGAATGAAGCCTTGTCAGCAATCTCAAGTAGACCAGAAGGCTTCCACATTGCCATTGTGGAG GTGAGTTTAAGCAGTTGCCAGGGAGGTTTCAAATTCCTTCAGAATGCCAAGGACTTGCCAACCATTA TgacttcaaacaaccattgcCTGGACACCATGATGAAGTGCATAGCG CTTGGTGCAGTTGAGTTCCTCAGCAAACCACTCTCCGAGGACAAGCTCAAAAATATCTGGCAGCATGTGGTTCACAAG GCATTCAATGCTGGGGCAAGTGTCCTTTCTGAATCACTAAAACCTGTCAAAGAATCTGTCATGTCCATGTTAGAGCGCCAAACGGACCAAGAACAACACGAAGGTAGAGTCTCAATTGATTTAGAGAATGTATCCAGGATCACTGACAACAATAACCATGAGCAGTATCCGGCTCCGTCAACCCCACAATTGAAACAAGGGGAAAGACTAATGGATGATGGGGATTGCCAAGAGCAGACTAATTGCTCAACAGAAAAAGAAAGTGGGGATTGTGATGGAGAGTCTAAATTTGTCGAAACTACATCTGGAAATTTGAATGCTGAAAGTATTCCTCAGCAAAGGGAATCTGAAATGACTCCGGTTAAGGAGGAAGAGAATTTTGCCAATGCTTCTAAGGGTGTATCTGCTGTTTCTCCACATCCACAAAATAGTAAGGTTCTCAGCAACGCCGACAGTAAAACATCATCTCCTAATAAAGCGGGTGTTCATGGTGATAAGTGTGAGATAAAAGCTAaccggaagaagatgaag GTAGACTGGACGCCAGAGCTTCACAAAAAATTTGTGAAGGCAGTGGAACAACTAGGCATTGATCAAGCCATTCCTTCTCGAATACTGGATCTAATGAAAGTGGAGGGCTTGACAAGGCATAATGTGGCAAGCCATCTTCAG AAATACAGAATGCATAAGAGACAAATCTTGCCTAAGGAAGAAAGTAGGAAATGGTTAAATCAAAGAGATGCAGTGCAAAGGAGCTATTTCCATCAAAGACCAATTATGGCCTATCCTCCATATCATTCTAATCACACCCTTCCTATGCCTCCTGTGTATCCTATGTGGGGCCCTCCTGGTTATCCCTTGTGGCAGCCTACAGAAAGCTGGCACTGGAAACCACTTCCAGGG ATGCATGCAGATGCATGGGGCTGCCCAGTGATACCGCCTCCTCAAGCTCCTCCCTTTACCTACTCTCAG AATGTAGATGCATTGGGCAATGCTAATGCTGTGGATTACACGTTTAGCATGCCGCCGCATAGTTCCTTTGAGCTTTATCCG GCAGAGGAAGTTGTTGACAAGGTTGTGAAGGAGGCAATAAATAAGCCATGGCTACCTTTACCATTAGGCCTCAAACCTCCTTCCACAGATTGTGTGATAGCTGAACTTTCCAAGCAAGGCATTTCCGCCATCCCTCCTGGAAGCTGTTCTAACTTCTAA
- the LOC130710388 gene encoding two-component response regulator-like APRR2 isoform X1, with amino-acid sequence MVFTANDLQEWKDFPKGLKVLLLEGDSASAAELKDKLEAMDYNVSTFCDENEALSAISSRPEGFHIAIVEVSLSSCQGGFKFLQNAKDLPTIMTSNNHCLDTMMKCIALGAVEFLSKPLSEDKLKNIWQHVVHKAFNAGASVLSESLKPVKESVMSMLERQTDQEQHEGRVSIDLENVSRITDNNNHEQYPAPSTPQLKQGERLMDDGDCQEQTNCSTEKESGDCDGESKFVETTSGNLNAESIPQQRESEMTPVKEEENFANASKGVSAVSPHPQNSKVLSNADSKTSSPNKAGVHGDKCEIKANRKKMKVDWTPELHKKFVKAVEQLGIDQAIPSRILDLMKVEGLTRHNVASHLQKYRMHKRQILPKEESRKWLNQRDAVQRSYFHQRPIMAYPPYHSNHTLPMPPVYPMWGPPGYPLWQPTESWHWKPLPGMHADAWGCPVIPPPQAPPFTYSQQNVDALGNANAVDYTFSMPPHSSFELYPAEEVVDKVVKEAINKPWLPLPLGLKPPSTDCVIAELSKQGISAIPPGSCSNF; translated from the exons ATGGTTTTCACTGCCAATGATTTACAAGAATGGAAGGACTTTCCCAAGGGACTCAAGGTTCTTCTCCTTGAGGGAGACAGTGCTTCTGCTGCTGAGTTAAAAGATAAACTTGAGGCCATGGACTATAATG TTTCTACATTCTGTGATGAGAATGAAGCCTTGTCAGCAATCTCAAGTAGACCAGAAGGCTTCCACATTGCCATTGTGGAG GTGAGTTTAAGCAGTTGCCAGGGAGGTTTCAAATTCCTTCAGAATGCCAAGGACTTGCCAACCATTA TgacttcaaacaaccattgcCTGGACACCATGATGAAGTGCATAGCG CTTGGTGCAGTTGAGTTCCTCAGCAAACCACTCTCCGAGGACAAGCTCAAAAATATCTGGCAGCATGTGGTTCACAAG GCATTCAATGCTGGGGCAAGTGTCCTTTCTGAATCACTAAAACCTGTCAAAGAATCTGTCATGTCCATGTTAGAGCGCCAAACGGACCAAGAACAACACGAAGGTAGAGTCTCAATTGATTTAGAGAATGTATCCAGGATCACTGACAACAATAACCATGAGCAGTATCCGGCTCCGTCAACCCCACAATTGAAACAAGGGGAAAGACTAATGGATGATGGGGATTGCCAAGAGCAGACTAATTGCTCAACAGAAAAAGAAAGTGGGGATTGTGATGGAGAGTCTAAATTTGTCGAAACTACATCTGGAAATTTGAATGCTGAAAGTATTCCTCAGCAAAGGGAATCTGAAATGACTCCGGTTAAGGAGGAAGAGAATTTTGCCAATGCTTCTAAGGGTGTATCTGCTGTTTCTCCACATCCACAAAATAGTAAGGTTCTCAGCAACGCCGACAGTAAAACATCATCTCCTAATAAAGCGGGTGTTCATGGTGATAAGTGTGAGATAAAAGCTAaccggaagaagatgaag GTAGACTGGACGCCAGAGCTTCACAAAAAATTTGTGAAGGCAGTGGAACAACTAGGCATTGATCAAGCCATTCCTTCTCGAATACTGGATCTAATGAAAGTGGAGGGCTTGACAAGGCATAATGTGGCAAGCCATCTTCAG AAATACAGAATGCATAAGAGACAAATCTTGCCTAAGGAAGAAAGTAGGAAATGGTTAAATCAAAGAGATGCAGTGCAAAGGAGCTATTTCCATCAAAGACCAATTATGGCCTATCCTCCATATCATTCTAATCACACCCTTCCTATGCCTCCTGTGTATCCTATGTGGGGCCCTCCTGGTTATCCCTTGTGGCAGCCTACAGAAAGCTGGCACTGGAAACCACTTCCAGGG ATGCATGCAGATGCATGGGGCTGCCCAGTGATACCGCCTCCTCAAGCTCCTCCCTTTACCTACTCTCAG CAGAATGTAGATGCATTGGGCAATGCTAATGCTGTGGATTACACGTTTAGCATGCCGCCGCATAGTTCCTTTGAGCTTTATCCG GCAGAGGAAGTTGTTGACAAGGTTGTGAAGGAGGCAATAAATAAGCCATGGCTACCTTTACCATTAGGCCTCAAACCTCCTTCCACAGATTGTGTGATAGCTGAACTTTCCAAGCAAGGCATTTCCGCCATCCCTCCTGGAAGCTGTTCTAACTTCTAA
- the LOC130710388 gene encoding two-component response regulator-like APRR2 isoform X3 has product MLRQNQFQICLVGTNNLTSNNHCLDTMMKCIALGAVEFLSKPLSEDKLKNIWQHVVHKAFNAGASVLSESLKPVKESVMSMLERQTDQEQHEGRVSIDLENVSRITDNNNHEQYPAPSTPQLKQGERLMDDGDCQEQTNCSTEKESGDCDGESKFVETTSGNLNAESIPQQRESEMTPVKEEENFANASKGVSAVSPHPQNSKVLSNADSKTSSPNKAGVHGDKCEIKANRKKMKVDWTPELHKKFVKAVEQLGIDQAIPSRILDLMKVEGLTRHNVASHLQKYRMHKRQILPKEESRKWLNQRDAVQRSYFHQRPIMAYPPYHSNHTLPMPPVYPMWGPPGYPLWQPTESWHWKPLPGMHADAWGCPVIPPPQAPPFTYSQQNVDALGNANAVDYTFSMPPHSSFELYPAEEVVDKVVKEAINKPWLPLPLGLKPPSTDCVIAELSKQGISAIPPGSCSNF; this is encoded by the exons ATGCTAAGACAAAACCAGTTCCAAATATGTCTGGTTGGTACTAATAATC TgacttcaaacaaccattgcCTGGACACCATGATGAAGTGCATAGCG CTTGGTGCAGTTGAGTTCCTCAGCAAACCACTCTCCGAGGACAAGCTCAAAAATATCTGGCAGCATGTGGTTCACAAG GCATTCAATGCTGGGGCAAGTGTCCTTTCTGAATCACTAAAACCTGTCAAAGAATCTGTCATGTCCATGTTAGAGCGCCAAACGGACCAAGAACAACACGAAGGTAGAGTCTCAATTGATTTAGAGAATGTATCCAGGATCACTGACAACAATAACCATGAGCAGTATCCGGCTCCGTCAACCCCACAATTGAAACAAGGGGAAAGACTAATGGATGATGGGGATTGCCAAGAGCAGACTAATTGCTCAACAGAAAAAGAAAGTGGGGATTGTGATGGAGAGTCTAAATTTGTCGAAACTACATCTGGAAATTTGAATGCTGAAAGTATTCCTCAGCAAAGGGAATCTGAAATGACTCCGGTTAAGGAGGAAGAGAATTTTGCCAATGCTTCTAAGGGTGTATCTGCTGTTTCTCCACATCCACAAAATAGTAAGGTTCTCAGCAACGCCGACAGTAAAACATCATCTCCTAATAAAGCGGGTGTTCATGGTGATAAGTGTGAGATAAAAGCTAaccggaagaagatgaag GTAGACTGGACGCCAGAGCTTCACAAAAAATTTGTGAAGGCAGTGGAACAACTAGGCATTGATCAAGCCATTCCTTCTCGAATACTGGATCTAATGAAAGTGGAGGGCTTGACAAGGCATAATGTGGCAAGCCATCTTCAG AAATACAGAATGCATAAGAGACAAATCTTGCCTAAGGAAGAAAGTAGGAAATGGTTAAATCAAAGAGATGCAGTGCAAAGGAGCTATTTCCATCAAAGACCAATTATGGCCTATCCTCCATATCATTCTAATCACACCCTTCCTATGCCTCCTGTGTATCCTATGTGGGGCCCTCCTGGTTATCCCTTGTGGCAGCCTACAGAAAGCTGGCACTGGAAACCACTTCCAGGG ATGCATGCAGATGCATGGGGCTGCCCAGTGATACCGCCTCCTCAAGCTCCTCCCTTTACCTACTCTCAG CAGAATGTAGATGCATTGGGCAATGCTAATGCTGTGGATTACACGTTTAGCATGCCGCCGCATAGTTCCTTTGAGCTTTATCCG GCAGAGGAAGTTGTTGACAAGGTTGTGAAGGAGGCAATAAATAAGCCATGGCTACCTTTACCATTAGGCCTCAAACCTCCTTCCACAGATTGTGTGATAGCTGAACTTTCCAAGCAAGGCATTTCCGCCATCCCTCCTGGAAGCTGTTCTAACTTCTAA